The Mesoterricola silvestris sequence CGTGGCCTTGAAGGTGGCCACCACCCGGCTCCCCTCCGCCAGGGCCAGTTCCTCCAGGGACACCGGCGTGACGTAGGCGGCCAGGAAAAAGCCGCAGTCCAGCTCCACCTTGAAGAAGGGCCCCTTGGGGACGATGCGGGTGACGGTGCCGTCGAAGCGGTTCCGGGCGCTGGTGGGGCCCCCGGGGGGGGCGGTGAGGACGACGTTCTCGGGGCGGATGCCGATGCGCACCTCGTCGTCCAGCGGGGCCTCCCCCGCGGCCACCACCGCGCCGCCGCCGGTCCCCACCCGGAATTCCCCGTGGCCGGAGCCCTCCACCCGGCCCGCCAGCACCGTCTCCATGCCCACGAAGTCCGCCACGAAGGCGTCCACCGGGCGGTTGATGACGTCCAGGGCCGGACCGCACTGCACCACGCGCCCTTCCCGGAGCACCGCGATGCGGTCCGCCAGGCGCAGCGCCTCCATCTGGTCGTGGGTGGCGATGATCGTGGTGGTGCGGGTCTCGCGCAGCACGGCGGCGAGGTCGTCCAGGAGGGCCTCCCGGGTGGGCGGGTCCAGGGCGGAGAAGGGCTCGTCCAGGAAGAGGATCTCCGGACGCAGCACGAAGG is a genomic window containing:
- a CDS encoding ABC transporter ATP-binding protein, with the translated sequence MTALLRAEGIRVRRGAVTVLDLPTLELEAGGVLALIGPNGSGKSTLLKTLACLMESAEGSLAFRGETLRPEAYRRRVTMVFQAPLLFDTTVRANLESGLKLHGVPGPERATRVAEMAARFGVDHLLDRSARNLSGGEAQRAALARAFVLRPEILFLDEPFSALDPPTREALLDDLAAVLRETRTTTIIATHDQMEALRLADRIAVLREGRVVQCGPALDVINRPVDAFVADFVGMETVLAGRVEGSGHGEFRVGTGGGAVVAAGEAPLDDEVRIGIRPENVVLTAPPGGPTSARNRFDGTVTRIVPKGPFFKVELDCGFFLAAYVTPVSLEELALAEGSRVVATFKATAVHLLRK